One window from the genome of Myxococcales bacterium encodes:
- a CDS encoding insulinase family protein — MNTPTYDRVGDCELVFEEQHDTQLVWIDIAMRGGAARDPAGSDGLHRHAALLARRGAGSRDRQALDAAIDQLGASVDIGVGRDMTSISAVVLARQMEPLADILADFIAQPLFAQDEHGRLLRETPQVLGEVRDDDASLSSRWFDALVAPGHPYARTSLGTEASLQTFTAEAARELWRAECVRGNVVIGISGAPSASQAVALAQRLTAAMPAGPAPASPALPYLAPTSPRVVLVNKPQRTQAQLRIGHMMPRWGDEAHGDSPALAVIEAAFGGMFSSRLMQEIRVKRGWSYGAGCSIRRSAGPHWFEIGMACDIEMAVQATTLVQEMFAQLRAEGLTASELAFTKDYLDGSIPFHFATARQRVQLGVRDLMFGLPRGFGYQLREQIRAVTADDIARALTWFYPAAALTLMVASAPTVAADLAAQTQTPPEVVEFDAY; from the coding sequence ATGAATACGCCAACGTATGACCGCGTCGGCGATTGTGAGCTTGTGTTCGAAGAGCAACACGATACCCAGCTGGTGTGGATTGATATCGCGATGCGCGGGGGCGCGGCGAGGGACCCGGCGGGCAGTGATGGCCTGCATCGCCACGCCGCCCTCTTGGCGCGACGAGGCGCGGGGTCACGCGACCGCCAAGCGCTTGATGCGGCGATTGACCAACTCGGCGCCAGCGTCGATATCGGCGTCGGGCGCGACATGACCTCGATTTCGGCCGTCGTGCTGGCGCGCCAAATGGAGCCGCTTGCCGATATACTAGCCGACTTTATCGCGCAGCCCTTATTTGCGCAGGACGAGCACGGGCGTCTGCTTCGCGAAACGCCGCAAGTGCTCGGTGAGGTCCGCGACGACGATGCGTCGCTCTCGAGCCGGTGGTTTGACGCGCTCGTCGCGCCGGGCCACCCGTATGCACGTACCTCGCTGGGGACCGAAGCGTCGCTCCAGACATTTACCGCCGAGGCGGCGCGCGAGTTGTGGCGTGCCGAGTGCGTGCGCGGCAACGTAGTCATCGGCATTTCGGGTGCGCCAAGCGCTTCGCAGGCGGTGGCGTTAGCGCAGCGCCTCACCGCTGCGATGCCCGCCGGCCCTGCACCGGCGTCACCGGCTTTGCCATATCTGGCCCCCACCTCGCCGCGCGTCGTGCTCGTCAACAAGCCGCAACGCACGCAAGCGCAGCTGCGCATCGGCCACATGATGCCTCGTTGGGGCGATGAGGCCCATGGCGACTCGCCCGCCTTGGCCGTGATCGAGGCAGCCTTTGGCGGCATGTTTAGCTCGCGCCTAATGCAAGAGATTCGCGTCAAGCGCGGGTGGAGCTATGGCGCGGGTTGCTCTATTCGGCGCTCGGCAGGGCCTCACTGGTTTGAGATCGGCATGGCCTGCGATATCGAGATGGCGGTGCAGGCGACGACGTTGGTGCAGGAAATGTTTGCCCAATTGCGCGCCGAGGGGCTGACGGCGAGCGAGCTAGCGTTTACCAAAGACTACCTCGACGGCTCGATCCCATTCCATTTCGCGACCGCGCGCCAGCGCGTCCAGCTTGGCGTGCGCGATCTCATGTTTGGGCTGCCTCGGGGCTTTGGCTATCAACTGCGCGAGCAGATTCGCGCCGTGACGGCCGACGACATCGCGCGCGCGCTGACGTGGTTCTATCCCGCCGCCGCGCTCACGCTCATGGTCGCCTCGGCGCCTACGGTCGCCGCTGACCTCGCGGCAC
- a CDS encoding insulinase family protein: MAGLALDTTSLLGSATVRRYKLDNGLKLIALIDRGAPIVAYQTWFGVGSSNEVPGATGLAHLFEHLMFSRTEATQAGEFDRLVEGIGGDSNAATWVDWTYYRLTLPAAQLPLAVRLESERMSRLVLDAETVETERSVVMNERRERVEDDVDGWMDETMMAQLFTRHPYHWPTIGWMRDIKDVPLGTIREFYRTWYVPNNATIVVAGDFDIDHLGNLLETAYGHLPARPLPPLVDAAEAPLAGHGQHVAHKPVTNARVLLGYRACPQRHADWAALEIMSTLLAGGPSSLLYRDLVITRELASSVDTQMLPFRHPGAFRISATCMEQTTPQALCEAIEAKLASLAAGDLVAADVERAKNLTETAFWNSLADLDGKAEALGHFETSMGDFRELMGMSERLAAVTPADLIRVASTYLRHDNAVSVLALPSGDEPDEEADEAVTTTQEPLP, translated from the coding sequence ATGGCCGGCCTTGCGCTCGACACCACCTCCTTGCTCGGCAGCGCGACGGTTCGCCGCTATAAGCTCGACAACGGCCTTAAGCTCATAGCCCTGATCGACCGCGGCGCGCCCATCGTCGCCTATCAGACGTGGTTTGGCGTTGGCTCAAGCAACGAGGTGCCCGGTGCGACGGGCCTTGCCCATCTCTTCGAACACCTCATGTTTTCCCGCACCGAGGCGACGCAGGCCGGTGAATTCGACCGCCTCGTCGAAGGCATCGGCGGCGACTCCAATGCCGCCACGTGGGTCGATTGGACCTATTATCGCCTGACCCTGCCGGCGGCCCAATTGCCGCTCGCGGTGCGCCTCGAATCTGAGCGCATGTCGCGGCTTGTGCTCGACGCCGAGACCGTAGAGACCGAGCGCAGCGTGGTCATGAACGAACGCCGCGAACGCGTCGAGGACGACGTCGATGGCTGGATGGATGAGACCATGATGGCGCAGCTCTTCACGCGGCACCCTTACCACTGGCCCACCATCGGCTGGATGCGTGACATTAAAGACGTCCCGCTGGGCACCATTCGCGAGTTCTATCGCACGTGGTACGTGCCCAACAACGCGACCATCGTCGTCGCCGGCGATTTTGATATTGACCACCTTGGCAACCTGCTTGAGACTGCCTACGGGCATTTGCCGGCGCGCCCGCTGCCGCCCCTTGTCGATGCCGCCGAGGCGCCGCTTGCGGGCCATGGCCAGCACGTCGCGCACAAGCCGGTGACAAATGCGCGCGTCTTGCTTGGCTATCGCGCGTGTCCGCAGCGCCATGCCGACTGGGCCGCGCTAGAGATTATGTCGACGCTGCTCGCAGGCGGTCCCTCGTCGCTGCTGTATCGCGACCTCGTTATTACGCGCGAACTCGCCTCGTCCGTCGACACGCAGATGCTGCCGTTTCGCCATCCCGGCGCGTTTCGGATCTCGGCGACGTGCATGGAACAGACAACGCCGCAGGCGCTGTGCGAGGCCATCGAGGCAAAGCTGGCGAGCCTGGCCGCCGGTGACCTCGTGGCGGCCGACGTCGAACGCGCCAAGAATCTCACCGAGACGGCCTTTTGGAATTCGCTGGCCGACCTTGACGGCAAGGCCGAGGCGTTGGGGCATTTCGAAACCTCCATGGGCGATTTCCGCGAGCTCATGGGCATGTCTGAACGCCTAGCCGCGGTGACGCCCGCCGATCTGATCCGCGTCGCGTCGACATACCTTCGCCACGACAACGCCGTGAGCGTGCTGGCCTTGCCCAGCGGCGATGAACCAGATGAGGAAGCCGACGAGGCGGTGACTACCACCCAGGAGCCCCTGCCATGA